The region AAGTCCAATTTGAACACATATATGATCTGCTATGCGATTGACTGTAATGGTGTAGGTGCGTAAGGTAGCAGGTACCCAGTGGAAATGCTGCGTGAGCATCACcattatttaaagaaaaaaagatcgAATGCTTAGTGGATGATTACCCAATCAATGCTTGTTGATTCCATCACCAGTTAAACTTCTCTGACTCTGTTTCCATAAAATTGcatttcatcatctttttttgtttgtcaTTCTCCTTCTTATAATGGAATTTACTTTGCTGATTATCTgttggatataaatgaattcCTACTGGTAGCTTTGAAGGCAATGAATGTCATTAATATTGAGTTAACTTTAAGGCATATTCTATAATCAGAAATTTAGTTCAAGGGATTGTTGAAGCCTTCTTGTACCAATTAGAAAGCATGTTGATAATGCATTAAGCCAAACAAAAAAAGGCTGCACAGTGCACGAAGTATCCCGTGTTCACGCACTATTTGGGAAAAGGCCGCACCCCAAGGGAGTGTATATAGGCAGTCTACCCTGACACAAGCATAATAGTGGTTGATTCCACGGCTCGAGCCCACGACCTATATGTCACACAGAAACAACTTTACCATTTCTCCAAGGTCCAATGATGCATTAAGCTAAGTTACAATAAAACATTCTATCAAAGTCAATTTCTATGTGTTGGTGTGAATATTTCAAAGTTTTAaatctctatgcatgcatttcATGTTGTACACAGCACAAAAATGTTTACATAGAAGTAAAAACAGGGCACTAAACttaacaaaacaacataaaacTATGAGAAAGACACTTGAGGGCTGCTAGAGAGCAGCCCTTTGCAAGAGTTTCCGGAGAAATCTTACTTTATATCTTACATAACGACTCGAAGAAATAGAGACTTTTTATGATCTCTTAAACTTCTTTACGCTCTATATAATCTATGGCTTTCAGAAGCTTAGCACCATCGAAGTGTTTTTCTATGTAATAATCCATTCCAACTTGAACAATCTTATCTGTTACTTCCTTTGTATGTGCTGTTAAAGCTATGATGGGAATTCGAATTCCATATCGTGCCTCTTCTTCCCTAATACATTTGGCTGCTTCAAATCCATCCATCTCTGGCATCTTCCAAACCATAAAACAAAGACGGATATACATTATATACGCTGGTAATGTAAATTAATAGTAGTACCATTATGCAATCAACATTTTAAATGACTAGCTCTACTAGTTGGACCTCCAAAAGCAGTATTTTATGCAAATGAAATCTCAATGCTTTAAAAGATTATCTTACTTCAAAATCTATTGCTCGTAGCagttcatcttttcttttttcaatacAAAAAATATGCCATTTGTGAACCCTTCAATAAAACCTCAACTGAAGTCCTTTTTCAACCTATGTTTATCGGATCCTCCAAAGGTGTCGTTGTTGTCACACTTATGTCTGATCCTTCAACCATTATGCATTTTTTAGGATCTGACGTGGGTGGAAaggcatttttggaggatctaaGCTACATAGTTTTCAACCTGAAAAATGAATACGAACCACATCTTACCTGACAATCCATCAGAATATAATCAAATGGTGGTGAAGGAGTGGATGGCCCTATATCACATTGATCACTAAGGACTTTGTGGACAAGAGCTAGAGCTTTTTCACCATTTTCGCATGTGTCAGTGGTTGAGCTAGAAACCTTGGTTTTGCATATCATAAGTAGTACTCTATTATCCTCGACCACCAAAATTTTCTTTCCTGTTAAAGGTAAGTTCTCACTAGGACTTCCGTTAACATCAACAGATATATCCTGTCTCTTCGCTTCTAAGGGTGGACTTCCGGACCTCATTGGAGGTTGCTGAATCTTCATTCTTGAAGTTGTTTCATCCTTTATTTCTTGTGTGACGGTTGGTAAATTTGTACCTTCAGACTCTGGTGCAAATTTGAGGACACGATATAAACAAGAACCATGTAGTGGTTTTGCCATGACTATATCTGTCGAAGGTAGCCTATCCTCCTCTACACCTGGTTTATCGAGCCAAACAACTCGAAGGGACACATTCTTGGGAAAGTCCTTCCGGTACTCAGCCATAGCACGGCCTATTTCTCGAGTTAGTCCAACACTTGTGTCAATTATGATCAAGATGAATCTTATAAGTCCTCCACCCCTCCTCTGAAATGATGAgatattgatatgatcattgatACCCGTTCCATCCGAAGCACTGAGAGGAatttcctttgatttccctGAGGATGAGGAGGAGTTGTATGATGCAAAGTTGGTTGTATTCCTTATTACCTTCTTGAGAGTTTGAGAAAAATCCTCGTGTCGAttcacaacatatacctttAAGCCTATTATCTTCTTGATGAATCTACAAAGAACTCGGCTTCTTTCTTCCTCCTTAATGAAAAGAACGACATTGGAATTTTCTGGTTTTTGATGGCTAGTGATACCATAATAGGAGTCACTAGATATACCTCCTAACTGAGACTCCAAATCTTCTTCTCTTGCATAATTAACGCTAACTGCTTGATTTTCTTGAGCTTGAGGCTGATCCCATGCTTTCAGGAATATGTTGAATCTAAAGCAAGTGCCCTTTTCACCAATTTTCTTGTCGACGATACCTATTTCACCTCCCATTAACCGAAcctgaaaaatgaatgaaaataagaaagtaaCATGAGATGTGAAGAAGGAAATTCATTAAACTCTCTATGAAGCAAATCTTGAAATGCATTGAAATGCTAGGCTTTTTTCCTTTAGCAGAAACTTGCTTAAATGTAGCTGAACAAAATCTTGTGTTTCATAGTGTTCTCATGAGTATCTTTTTTATTAGTTCACACGTTATTTAGCATCGTTATATATTGGTGATGTTTCTACAGTAGTGATTAGATTGTCTCTTGGAGAAATATTAGTACCAAAAAGAGACTTCAATAGCCCCgataaaaaaaagaaaccaGACTTAACAGGAAAGTACTTTAACTTTTAGTTCTGTGAATTTTGT is a window of Lycium ferocissimum isolate CSIRO_LF1 chromosome 12, AGI_CSIRO_Lferr_CH_V1, whole genome shotgun sequence DNA encoding:
- the LOC132040442 gene encoding histidine kinase CKI1-like, coding for MIRGKKFPKRNRNQFLRIIYVQVNDQTTSVHGSQAGTGLGLGITQSLVRLMGGEIGIVDKKIGEKGTCFRFNIFLKAWDQPQAQENQAVSVNYAREEDLESQLGGISSDSYYGITSHQKPENSNVVLFIKEEERSRVLCRFIKKIIGLKVYVVNRHEDFSQTLKKVIRNTTNFASYNSSSSSGKSKEIPLSASDGTGINDHINISSFQRRGGGLIRFILIIIDTSVGLTREIGRAMAEYRKDFPKNVSLRVVWLDKPGVEEDRLPSTDIVMAKPLHGSCLYRVLKFAPESEGTNLPTVTQEIKDETTSRMKIQQPPMRSGSPPLEAKRQDISVDVNGSPSENLPLTGKKILVVEDNRVLLMICKTKVSSSTTDTCENGEKALALVHKVLSDQCDIGPSTPSPPFDYILMDPPKMPFHPRQILKNA